A window of SAR324 cluster bacterium genomic DNA:
ACAGGCAGAATTGCACCTGGCAGAGTTGGAAAAGCAGCGCCAACAGGAAGAAGAAGCCCGAGAACGAAAACAACGGGAAGTCCGGCTTGATCGACTGCAACAACAGAACGAAGTTCTTCAAGAGGAAATCACACGCAAGCAGGAAGAACGTCGACAGCAGCGTACGCTCACCAAACGCTTTGGGGAAGCAATCCCAGAAGCTCCAGCACCAACACCAGAACCTCAGAACTTTTACGAAAAGCTACGCTCCGGGATCAGTAAGACCCGTGAACAGATGCTTGGTGGGCTAAGCAATGCCCTGCTTGGAAAGAAAGAAATTGATGAAGAGGTCTTGGAGAACTTGGAAGAAGCCCTGTTAGGAGCCGATATTGGGCCGGAGACTACTGAGCAGATTCTGGAGGTGGTGACTTCTCGAGTTGAACGTCAGGAACTACGCGATGTGAATGCCTTACGAGAAGTGATTAAGGAGGAGATCGTACGCATTCTGCACAAGGAAGTGCCGATTCCCACAGTTGTAGATCGTAAGCCCTTAGTATTGATGTTTGTCGGGGTCAATGGCGTGGGCAAGACCACAACGATTGGTAAAATCGCTGCTCAGTATCGCCGAGATGGACATCGTGTACTAATGGGAGCTGGAGATACCTTTCGTGCTGCTGCCATTGAACAGTTGACTGAATGGAGCCGTCGTGCTGAGTGTGACATTATTGCCAAGAGCCAAGGAGCTGATCCGTCTTCGGTGATGTATGAAGCCGTCGAGAAGGCAGTTCGTGAGGAATATGACGTTGTTATCTGTGATACTGCAGGACGACTGCATACTAAGAAGAATCTTATGGAGGAACTACGTAAGATGGTGCGGGTGATTCGGAAGATTATACCGGATGCACCTCACGAGGTGCTGCTTGTACTAGACGCGACTACGGGACAGAATGCCATCTTTCAGGCCCGTGAGTTTCGTGAAGCTGCAGATTTGACAGGGATTGTGATGACCAAGCTGGATGGTACGGCCAAGGGTGGAGTTATTATCGGGATCGTCAACGAATTTGATATTCCCGTTCGCTACATCGGTGTAGGAGAAGGCATCGAAGACTTGCGTCCCTACGATGCCAAGCAGTTTACAGACTCGTTGTTTTCTTGATCATAGCACATCTGCAGCACAGCGAAATCCCAAGTTGAAAGCCTGAGTCCAGGCTGCTAAGCCGTAACGACGGCTACTGCGCAAGCCAGCTTCAGTAGCCCGACCAAATAAGCCCTGCCAAGCTCCTCCACGAGCCACTTTCTGTGGATAAGCTGGATTTGGTGGTGCTTCCGGTCCTTTTGGATCCTGTAGTTTCGCTTGGTTGTAGGGAGCATACCAGTCAGCAGTCCATTCCATAACATTCCCCTGCAGATCATAGAGGCCCCAAGCGTTGGGTTGCCGTTGTCCAACCACGGCTGCGGAACGGAGGTTTTGCGAGGTCATTTCAAACCAGGCCTGATCTCTCAGCTCAGCTAGAACAGAGTTGGAGGTCTCCACAAGATTAACGGCTTGAGTGGCATACTCCCATTCAGCTTCGGTAGGAAGCCGCTTACCGATGGAAGCACAGTAACGTGCGCTGTTTTCCCAGTCTACATAGACTGCCGGTTGTTCTGGCAGGGTTGTGTCGAAGCCTCCATAACCACGCATGCATTCGCTGCACTGAGCGTAATCTGCGTTCGTGACTTCATGCACATCCAGATAGAATGGTGCTAATTCGATCTGGCGAATTGGCCGTTCATCGTCTTCTCCTTCCAAACTCCCCATCTGGAACGAGCCCCCTTCAAGCAAAGCCATTCCCGGACGATCACTGCTACCCTGCGGGATCACTAGTGCTGTAGTAGGATCAGGCTCAGCAGAAATTTCTGTTTCAACAGAATCCTCAGGTTCTGCCTCTGTGGCTTCGGTTGATGGGGCTATCATTGCCACTGTTTCTGTGTCCTGTGAATCATCAACCTCGTTGATCGGGTCTACTGTTGGAGTGATGGCCTCTTCGTTCTCAACAGTGATTGATTGGGATTCTGTGGTTTCCTCTCCAATACCTTCCTGATTATCTACAGCAGGAGAGACTTCTGGTTGAACTACTTCATCACTGGTGTTAGCGGTAGTATCTGGTTCAGAAATTACTTGGGTGGATTCATCTGGGAGGGTTTCTTGTTCGCTTACTTCACCAGTCGGTACTGAAGCGAGGCTTGGTGTTGTGGGGATCGCCACAGTCGCTGAGGGAGTAGTTGCACTTTCACTATTGGTTGTTGTCTCGTTTGTTGTGCTTATTGTAGAAGTGTCTTTAGTGGTGACTATTTCCGTTTCAGAAGTGTTTTTTTCCTCAGAAGGAGAGGTGATTTCCGTACTTTCAGCGGGCGCCTTGATCTCAGTAGCTTCGGAAGCTTGGGGAGTTTTGAATACACTGATTGACCAGGTTAACTGTTCGCTTAGCAGCACGCGGTTGGTCAGTAATTCCTGCAATTCCAAATCAACTTGAACTCCATCCTGAGTCTGGTTGTATTGGCCTTCCAGTAGCCAATCGGCCCCAGCAAGCCCAGCAAGCTCACGATTGGTCAATGGTCGACTTTGCAGACGCAAGCTGCCATTCCAGTCATCCAGAATGCGCTGTAACTGAGGGGGATGAATGAGTTGACGAGGAAGATCGAGACTTAGGCTGAGAAATAGAAGTTGCTGCAGTTGGCGAGAGATCTCAGTGACTTCTTCTGAACCTGCTGGTGGAACGGGCACAATGGCCAGTACAGGAGCCAAAACGCTGGGGTCCAGAGCAAGCGTTAGTAAGCGTTCCCGAAAGCCATCCCATTCGGTGGGTAGTCCTTCTGTAGGTTGAGCAAAAGAGATTTGACCAAGCAAGAGGAATAGACAACTGAGCAGAAGAAATTTTCGCATCAATCGCCTCAGGAAGTTGTGAGAGCTAGCGCATTTTTGATAAGCTGTTGACATTTTTCCTTGCCGAAGAGCGCAGCCATCATGCTGAGATCTGGACCGTGTTCTTCCAGCGTGATCGCGTAGCGCAGCGGAGTCCAGAGATCCTTGCCTTTAATACCGGTACTTTTCTGAATTCCTTTGACCAACTGCTTGAAGTTGCCTTCATCCCAAGTATCAGCGTCAACCAGGGCGGTTTGGAAAGTTCTCAACACAGTTTGTGCTGTTGATTGGTGTAAGTAATCGATCAACTCTGGTTGTCCAAGTTGAGGCCTATCCTCAAAGAAGATCGCCAGTTTGTCCAGTACTTCAGGCAAAGTAACTAGTCTTGGCTGAATGATCTGAGTTGCCCTCCGTAGAAATTCTGGATCTGCTCCCGAATAACGCGAGTTGTCCAACCAAGGTTGCAGACATCGCATCAGGTCATCCAACTCTAGACGCTGCAGATACTGCTGGTTCATCCAGTCAAGTTTGTTGCGATCAAAGACAGCCCCAGCCTTCCCAACTCGTTCGAAGCTGAATTTTTCGATCAATTCAGACATTGAGAACAGTTCTTGGTCATCAGAAGTGTTCCATCCCAACAAAGCAATGAAGTTGACCAGCGCTTCGGCAACATAGCCCTGAGCCTTGAAATCTTCAACGGCTACATCACCTTGTCGTTTGCTGAGCTTGGAACGATCAGGGTTTAGAATCAGTGGAAGATGCGCAAAACGCGGTGGTTCCCAGCCGAAGTAGCGATAAAGCAGAAGGTGTTTGGGGAAGGAAGGTAGCCACTCCTCCCCACGAACTACGTGTGTAATCTCCATCAGATGATCGTCAACAACACAGGCTAGGTGGTAGGTGGGAAATCCATCAGACTTGAGCAGTACCTGGTCGTCCAGTTGGCTGCTATCAATACTGACATGCCCACGAATTAGGTCGTCAATCAGGATCTTTTCTCCATCATCTGGAATCCGCATCCGAATGACATACGCTTCACCATCTGCCTGGCGCTGCTGTGCTTCCATAGCCTTCAACTCTCGACAGTGTCCATCGTATTTGGGATTCAGGCCTTGGGCTTTCTGCTGCTGCTTGAGGTTATCCAGGCGTTCCTGCGTGCAGAAGCAAGGGTAGGCATGGCCAGAATCCATCAGGATATGTAGATGATCTTGGTAGAGTGTGAGTCGCTCTGACTGACGATAGGGACCATACTCACCCCCAATGTTGGGGCCTTCGTCACAGTTCACTCCAGCCCATTGTAACATTTGCAGAAGGTCTTGTTCGGATCCCTCCACCAGTCGTTGCTGATCGGTATCTTCAAGGCGGAACACAAAACGTCCACCCTGCTGTTGGGCATAGAGAAAACTGAAGAGCGCGGTACGCAGGCCACCAACGTGTAAGTAACCCGTCGGACTTGGAGCAAAGCGGAGTCGAACCATGCAGCAGGTAATATTGAAGATTTTCAGAGTTCATCGTTGCGAAAACGTCGCATCCGAACATTGAGGAGTAAGCCGATGCCAAACATTTGTGAGAGCATTGCCGAGCCACCATAACTGAAGAAGGGCAGGGGTACTCCGACAACGGGCATGAGTCCAATAGTCATGCCGATATTGATCAGTACATGCGAGGTCAGAATCGTGACCACGCCTACAGTCAGCATCGCACTGACCCGATCCTGAGTATTGAGGATGTGCCCAAGTGACCAGAAGATCAATGCCATGAACAGCAGTAGGACTGTCAGAGTTCCTACAAAGCCCCATTCTTCTGCAAACACAGAGAAAATAAAATCTGTGTGGTGAGCTGGCAAAAAGTTAAGCTGTCCCTGAGTTCCCTCCCCAACACCTTGACCCCAGATTCCTCCGTTACCAACAGCAATCTTTGATTGGATGATGTGATAGCCAGCGCCTAATGGATCACGGGTTGGATCCAGAAAGGTCAGTACTCTTTCCTGTTGATAGGGCTTGAGCACGAAATGCCACGCAATCGGTAGAGAACAGAGTCCCAGCACTATGGATGCGAGTAGTACCCACAGCTTGAGTCCAGCTAGGAAGATCATCGGCATAAAGACTATCAGCAGCAACAGAGCTGTGCCTAGGTCAGGCTGTCTGAGGATCAGCAGCAAGGGAACTAGCATCAACAAACCTGGCCAGATGAGTTCCTTGATACCTAATCTGCCGATACGTTGGCCTTCCCGAAAGTAGTGCGCCAAGGAGAGTACAAGAGTCAGCTTGGCAAACTCTGAGGGCTGCACGAATACGGGTCCCACCTGTAACCAACGCTCTACTGGTGAACCAGGCCCGCCTGTGCCGATAAACAGTACCAATATTAGTAGAAAGATCGCACCAAGATGAAGGAATGGCCCGAACTGCGCCCAGATTCGGTAGTCTATTACCGTTGCTGTTAGCGCTAGTGCTAGCCCCATCCCCATCCAAATGACTTGTCTTGGCAAAAAACGACCAAGTTGTGGGCTTCCCATCGTAGCAGAGTACATCGCTACAATACCTACAGCACAGAGCATGAGTACGATACTCAACAGTACCCAGTCGAAGTTTGCAAATAGGCGACGATCCAGCATAGGCTGCAAAATCAAATGACGATAAAAAGGCTATCTGGAGAAAACAAGATGAAAGTCGGTTGCTAGCAAAGCCTGTGTCCGGCTTTCAGCTTGCAAACAAAGCTGAAGTTGACTGTAATTATCAGTCTTTTGCCCCAACTCTCTCTTCTGTACTTCTCGGTAATTATGATTCAGGACTTACGCAAATACACTGACAGTTTTCTATTCAAGCTGTTGCTGGGTTTCATCAGTGTCACCTTTGTCATTTCCTTTGGAATGGGCTCTTTTTTTGGCGACCGTAAGGAAGTGGTCGCCCGAGTCGATGAATCGGAGATTCTGCAAAGGGATTTCCAGCGCATGTATGGTCAGCAACTCGAGTCGCTACGTCAGCGGCTGGGAGAAAATGCTGACCAGATTGCTCAACAGGTAAATTTGCGACAGCAGGTATTCCAGCAACTGATCGATCGACAGTTGCTACTCAACATGGCCGAGAGCCTCAATCTGCGTGCCACGGATTTGGAGGTGCAGGAATACATCCGTCAGCAACCATATTTTCAGAAAAACGGTCAATTTGACTTTGAAACCTACGAAACTCTGCTCAGTCAAAATCGACTACCTACGGAAGATTACGAAGAATCTATACGTTTAGACCTGCTCCTCCAGAAAAAACAGCAATTGCTGACAGCTGGGATTATCATCAGTGAGAGAGATGTGGAGCAAAGATTCCAACTTCAGAATGAAAAATTGGAAGTGCGAACACTGCAACTCTTGCCGCAGGTCTTTCTGGACGAGGTGAGTGTTAGTGAGGAGCAGGCTCAGCAATATTATCAAGAAAATCCTGATGAATTCCAGACATTGCCACGTTACCGCTTGGCCTACTTTACTTTGGGGATCAACGATCTGACGAAGGTAGAAGATGTTCGTGAACGAGCCGTACGTCGCTA
This region includes:
- the ftsY gene encoding signal recognition particle-docking protein FtsY yields the protein MIFSVIWFVFTVFGSGALVAGLLLLWTGGQLGEVSEKLTPQQAELHLAELEKQRQQEEEARERKQREVRLDRLQQQNEVLQEEITRKQEERRQQRTLTKRFGEAIPEAPAPTPEPQNFYEKLRSGISKTREQMLGGLSNALLGKKEIDEEVLENLEEALLGADIGPETTEQILEVVTSRVERQELRDVNALREVIKEEIVRILHKEVPIPTVVDRKPLVLMFVGVNGVGKTTTIGKIAAQYRRDGHRVLMGAGDTFRAAAIEQLTEWSRRAECDIIAKSQGADPSSVMYEAVEKAVREEYDVVICDTAGRLHTKKNLMEELRKMVRVIRKIIPDAPHEVLLVLDATTGQNAIFQAREFREAADLTGIVMTKLDGTAKGGVIIGIVNEFDIPVRYIGVGEGIEDLRPYDAKQFTDSLFS
- a CDS encoding SUMF1/EgtB/PvdO family nonheme iron enzyme, with the translated sequence MRKFLLLSCLFLLLGQISFAQPTEGLPTEWDGFRERLLTLALDPSVLAPVLAIVPVPPAGSEEVTEISRQLQQLLFLSLSLDLPRQLIHPPQLQRILDDWNGSLRLQSRPLTNRELAGLAGADWLLEGQYNQTQDGVQVDLELQELLTNRVLLSEQLTWSISVFKTPQASEATEIKAPAESTEITSPSEEKNTSETEIVTTKDTSTISTTNETTTNSESATTPSATVAIPTTPSLASVPTGEVSEQETLPDESTQVISEPDTTANTSDEVVQPEVSPAVDNQEGIGEETTESQSITVENEEAITPTVDPINEVDDSQDTETVAMIAPSTEATEAEPEDSVETEISAEPDPTTALVIPQGSSDRPGMALLEGGSFQMGSLEGEDDERPIRQIELAPFYLDVHEVTNADYAQCSECMRGYGGFDTTLPEQPAVYVDWENSARYCASIGKRLPTEAEWEYATQAVNLVETSNSVLAELRDQAWFEMTSQNLRSAAVVGQRQPNAWGLYDLQGNVMEWTADWYAPYNQAKLQDPKGPEAPPNPAYPQKVARGGAWQGLFGRATEAGLRSSRRYGLAAWTQAFNLGFRCAADVL
- the gltX gene encoding glutamate--tRNA ligase; the protein is MVRLRFAPSPTGYLHVGGLRTALFSFLYAQQQGGRFVFRLEDTDQQRLVEGSEQDLLQMLQWAGVNCDEGPNIGGEYGPYRQSERLTLYQDHLHILMDSGHAYPCFCTQERLDNLKQQQKAQGLNPKYDGHCRELKAMEAQQRQADGEAYVIRMRIPDDGEKILIDDLIRGHVSIDSSQLDDQVLLKSDGFPTYHLACVVDDHLMEITHVVRGEEWLPSFPKHLLLYRYFGWEPPRFAHLPLILNPDRSKLSKRQGDVAVEDFKAQGYVAEALVNFIALLGWNTSDDQELFSMSELIEKFSFERVGKAGAVFDRNKLDWMNQQYLQRLELDDLMRCLQPWLDNSRYSGADPEFLRRATQIIQPRLVTLPEVLDKLAIFFEDRPQLGQPELIDYLHQSTAQTVLRTFQTALVDADTWDEGNFKQLVKGIQKSTGIKGKDLWTPLRYAITLEEHGPDLSMMAALFGKEKCQQLIKNALALTTS
- the rodA gene encoding rod shape-determining protein RodA gives rise to the protein MLDRRLFANFDWVLLSIVLMLCAVGIVAMYSATMGSPQLGRFLPRQVIWMGMGLALALTATVIDYRIWAQFGPFLHLGAIFLLILVLFIGTGGPGSPVERWLQVGPVFVQPSEFAKLTLVLSLAHYFREGQRIGRLGIKELIWPGLLMLVPLLLILRQPDLGTALLLLIVFMPMIFLAGLKLWVLLASIVLGLCSLPIAWHFVLKPYQQERVLTFLDPTRDPLGAGYHIIQSKIAVGNGGIWGQGVGEGTQGQLNFLPAHHTDFIFSVFAEEWGFVGTLTVLLLFMALIFWSLGHILNTQDRVSAMLTVGVVTILTSHVLINIGMTIGLMPVVGVPLPFFSYGGSAMLSQMFGIGLLLNVRMRRFRNDEL